The following proteins come from a genomic window of Microtus ochrogaster isolate Prairie Vole_2 chromosome 7, MicOch1.0, whole genome shotgun sequence:
- the LOC101982942 gene encoding olfactory receptor 15-like encodes MGVDSNSSSGSFILMGLSEHPELERVFSVAILFSYLLTLVGNSTIILLSRLDARLHTPMYFFLSNLSSLDLAFTTSSVPQMLKNLWGPDKTISYGGCVTQLYVFFWLGATEAILLAIMAFDRFVAVCWPLHYMTIMNPRLCWLLAAISWLGGLGNSVIQSTFTLQLPFCGHRKVDHFLCEVPAMIKLACGDTSLNEAVLNGVCTFFTAIPLSVILTSYCFIAQAVMKIRSVEGRRKAFNTCLSHLVVVFVFYDSAIYGYLLPPKSSNQDQGKFISLFYCVVAPMLNPLIYTLRNKEVKGALGRLLRKGREAR; translated from the coding sequence ATGGGGGTGGACAGCAATAGCTCCTCTGGGAGCTTCATTCTGATGGGGTTATCTGAGCATCCTGAGCTGGAGAGGGTCTTTTCTGTAGCCATCCTCTTCTCCTACTTGTTGACCCTGGTTGGGAATTCAACCATCATCCTGCTTTCCCGTCTTGACGCCCggctccacacacccatgtacttcttcctcagcaaCCTCTCTTCCCTGGACCTGGCCTTTACAACCAGTTCAGTCCCCCAAATGCTGAAAAATCTATGGGGGCCAGACAAGACCATCAGCTATGGTGGATGTGTAACTCAGCTCTATGTTTTCTTTTGGCTGGGGGCCACAGAGGCCATACTGCTCGCCATCATGGCATTTGACCGATTTGTGGCAGTTTGCTGGCCCCTGCACTACATGACTATCATGAATCCACGgctctgctggctgctggctgctatCAGCTGGCTGGGTGGCTTAGGCAACTCAGTCATTCAGTCAACTTTCACGCTGCAGCTCCCATTTTGTGGACACCGGAAGGTGGACCACTTCCTGTGTGAGGTGCCCGCCATGATTAAATTGGCCTGTGGAGACACAAGTCTCAATGAGGCTGTGCTCAATGGTGTCTGTACTTTCTTCACTGCCATCCCACTGAGCGTCATCCTGACCTCCTACTGCTTCATTGCTCAGGCAGTGATGAAGATCCGCTCTGTGGAGGGACGACGGAAGGCCTTCAATACATGCCTCTCTCATTTGGTAGTGGTCTTCGTCTTCTATGACTCAGCTATCTATGGGTATCTGCTTCCACCTAAGAGCAGTAATCAGGATCAAGGgaaattcatttctctcttctactGTGTGGTTGCACCCATGTTAAATCCCCTCATCTATActctgagaaacaaagaagtgAAGGGGGCACTGGGAAGGTtgctgaggaaaggaagagaagccagATGA